In Agromyces sp. G08B096, a genomic segment contains:
- a CDS encoding iron chelate uptake ABC transporter family permease subunit, whose protein sequence is MTTAGATDRLDGPADVASVVASVRARRRRRQLLVVAVSAGLAVVLAVLASSFGAAGVTPDRVLAVLVGQGDRVERFVVFELRLPRILAALFVGAAFALAGAVFQSTLRNPLASPDILGISTGASLGAVWAMLGLGVAGAAVAGFAFGGGLAVAVVIWLTAWRQGLHGVRFVLVGVGMAYVCGSTVTWLLARGEVREAQAALHWTVGSVADVRGDQLALLAVGVLIVSALIAAVARVLAPLALGDDHASALGVRADASRVVLLVLAVALVATAASVAGPIAFVALIAPAVARRLVGGGGAALLASALAGAALTLAADVIGQFAIPGLTAPVGIVTGVIGAPYLLWLLARTERTRA, encoded by the coding sequence ATGACGACGGCCGGTGCGACCGACCGGCTCGACGGCCCGGCCGACGTGGCATCCGTCGTCGCGTCCGTGCGTGCGCGTCGCCGGCGGCGCCAGCTGCTGGTGGTGGCGGTCTCGGCCGGGCTCGCCGTCGTGCTGGCCGTCCTCGCGTCGTCGTTCGGTGCGGCGGGCGTGACCCCCGACCGCGTGCTCGCCGTGCTCGTCGGCCAGGGCGATCGCGTCGAACGGTTCGTCGTGTTCGAGCTGCGGCTGCCGCGCATCCTCGCGGCCCTCTTCGTGGGCGCGGCGTTCGCGCTGGCCGGCGCGGTGTTCCAGTCCACGCTCCGCAACCCGCTCGCGAGCCCCGACATCCTCGGCATCTCGACCGGCGCGAGCCTCGGCGCGGTGTGGGCGATGCTCGGGCTCGGCGTCGCGGGCGCCGCCGTCGCCGGGTTCGCGTTCGGCGGCGGCCTCGCCGTCGCGGTCGTGATCTGGCTGACGGCGTGGCGGCAGGGTCTGCACGGCGTGCGGTTCGTGCTCGTCGGCGTCGGCATGGCGTACGTCTGCGGATCGACGGTGACGTGGCTGCTCGCCAGGGGCGAGGTCCGGGAGGCGCAGGCGGCGCTGCACTGGACGGTCGGCAGCGTCGCGGATGTGCGCGGCGACCAGCTGGCACTGCTCGCGGTCGGTGTGCTGATCGTCTCGGCCCTGATCGCGGCGGTCGCCCGCGTGCTCGCGCCGCTCGCGCTCGGCGACGACCACGCGTCCGCCCTGGGCGTGCGCGCGGATGCCTCGCGCGTGGTGCTGCTCGTGCTCGCGGTGGCCCTCGTGGCGACCGCGGCGTCGGTGGCAGGGCCGATCGCCTTCGTCGCGCTCATCGCGCCGGCCGTCGCCCGGCGGCTCGTGGGCGGCGGGGGAGCGGCGCTCCTCGCGTCCGCGCTCGCGGGAGCGGCGCTGACTCTCGCGGCAGATGTCATCGGGCAGTTCGCGATCCCCGGGCTCACGGCCCCCGTCGGCATCGTCACCGGCGTCATCGGCGCCCCATACCTGTTGTGGCTGCTCGCCCGTACCGAGAGGACCCGCGCATGA
- a CDS encoding iron-siderophore ABC transporter substrate-binding protein — protein sequence MRTRATALIAVAAGSALLLTGCGTTEETPAAAGDAAISIVDDRGETIELAEPADEIVALEWNTVENLVALGVTPVGVADVEGYTAWVHAEPLEGDVTDVGTRGEPSIDAIAGLAPDLVVTTSDLPESAISQIEEFAPVLVVRGADASDAIGQMERNLEKIAVATGREAEGEELIAGFEAKVEEGRQALEAAGLAGASFAMSDAWASGGQVSIRPFAKGSLLSDVTEELGLVNAWTGEGDADYGLASTDVEGLTALGDVEFLYIASDAEGQDPYQKELAGNAVWQSLPFVQSGSVHRLPDGIWMFGGPSSMNDYIDAVVATLAG from the coding sequence CTCCGCCCTGCTGCTGACCGGCTGCGGAACGACCGAGGAGACGCCGGCCGCCGCGGGCGACGCCGCGATCTCGATCGTCGACGACCGCGGCGAGACGATCGAGCTGGCCGAGCCCGCCGACGAGATCGTCGCGCTCGAGTGGAACACCGTCGAGAACCTCGTCGCGCTCGGCGTGACGCCCGTGGGCGTCGCCGACGTCGAGGGGTACACCGCGTGGGTGCACGCCGAGCCGCTCGAGGGCGACGTGACCGACGTCGGCACGCGCGGGGAGCCCTCGATCGACGCGATCGCGGGACTCGCTCCCGACCTGGTCGTGACCACCTCCGACCTGCCCGAGTCGGCGATCTCCCAGATCGAGGAGTTCGCGCCCGTGCTCGTCGTGCGCGGTGCCGACGCCTCCGACGCCATCGGGCAGATGGAGCGCAACCTCGAGAAGATCGCCGTCGCCACCGGCCGTGAGGCCGAGGGCGAGGAACTCATCGCCGGGTTCGAGGCGAAGGTCGAGGAGGGCCGGCAGGCGCTCGAGGCCGCGGGCCTCGCCGGAGCGTCGTTCGCGATGAGCGACGCGTGGGCGTCGGGCGGCCAGGTGTCGATCCGCCCCTTCGCCAAGGGCTCGCTCCTCTCCGACGTGACGGAGGAGCTCGGCCTGGTGAACGCCTGGACCGGTGAGGGCGATGCCGACTACGGCCTCGCCTCGACCGACGTCGAGGGGCTCACCGCGCTCGGCGACGTCGAGTTCCTGTACATCGCCTCCGACGCCGAGGGGCAGGACCCGTACCAGAAGGAGCTCGCGGGCAACGCGGTCTGGCAGTCGCTGCCCTTCGTGCAGTCCGGGTCGGTGCACCGTCTGCCCGACGGCATCTGGATGTTCGGCGGCCCGAGCTCGATGAACGACTACATCGATGCGGTCGTCGCCACCCTCGCCGGCTGA
- a CDS encoding siderophore-interacting protein — protein MLTSVVEAAPRPAYRSYRTSVARVRRLTPTFTRVTFTGHDLDGFGTAGLDQRVKVVLPNAAGFAHFPDGDDWYRAWRELPAEQRNPFRTYTVRAVRPAEREVDIDFALHGDLGPASAWAGAAAPGDEIVLIGPDELSPDRTSGIDFRPGAVETVLLAGDETAAPAICAILEQLPRDAAGIAIIEVPHPDDAIDVRAPEGVEVRWLARAAGDAHGDRLIPVVRDWVARSCTPDDELAPSEAALALADAERADPDDGPLWDVPEGRSLDGDCYAWLAGEATVITTLRRFLVREARLDRRRVAFMGYWRRGRAELE, from the coding sequence ATGCTTACCTCAGTCGTCGAGGCGGCCCCGCGCCCCGCCTACCGGAGCTACCGGACCAGCGTCGCGCGCGTGCGCCGTCTCACGCCGACGTTCACCCGCGTGACCTTCACCGGGCACGACCTCGACGGGTTCGGCACGGCCGGCCTCGACCAGCGCGTGAAGGTCGTGCTGCCGAACGCGGCCGGCTTCGCCCACTTCCCCGACGGCGACGACTGGTACCGGGCCTGGCGCGAGCTGCCGGCCGAGCAGCGCAACCCCTTCCGCACCTACACGGTGCGCGCCGTCCGGCCCGCCGAGCGCGAGGTCGACATCGACTTCGCCCTGCACGGCGACCTCGGTCCGGCGTCCGCGTGGGCCGGCGCCGCGGCGCCCGGCGACGAGATCGTGCTCATCGGACCCGACGAGCTGAGCCCCGACCGCACGAGCGGCATCGACTTCCGTCCGGGCGCCGTCGAGACCGTGCTGCTCGCGGGCGACGAGACCGCCGCCCCGGCGATCTGCGCGATCCTCGAGCAGCTCCCGCGCGACGCGGCGGGCATCGCAATCATCGAAGTGCCCCACCCCGACGACGCCATCGACGTCCGCGCGCCCGAGGGCGTCGAGGTCCGCTGGCTCGCCCGCGCCGCCGGAGACGCCCACGGCGACCGGCTCATTCCCGTCGTCCGCGACTGGGTCGCCCGCAGCTGCACGCCCGACGACGAGCTCGCCCCGAGCGAGGCGGCCCTCGCGCTCGCCGACGCCGAGCGCGCCGATCCCGACGACGGCCCCCTCTGGGACGTGCCCGAGGGCCGCAGCCTCGACGGCGACTGCTACGCCTGGCTCGCCGGCGAGGCCACCGTCATCACCACGCTCCGCCGCTTCCTCGTCCGCGAGGCACGCCTCGACCGGCGCCGCGTCGCGTTCATGGGCTACTGGCGGCGCGGCCGCGCCGAACTGGAGTGA
- a CDS encoding iron ABC transporter permease, producing MRSSPPSPAERPGEATEAGRAAPVTDAPAGAPRVGAIALIAIGVVAAALLAAVHVTQGSASVGVPELLALLAGAGDDQSAAVLVASRVPRLAAGVLVGVCLGVAGLVMQTVSRNLLASPDTLAVNAGSYVAVVAVAAFGVVLPAAGGGVVAFAGGLAAAAVVMAMSAGRGGGGTIRLVLAGSAIALALQAVTWMLLLLFPERTTGLYAWGNGTLAQTGLDAVTQLAPVVLLAVAGLLVFARRFDLVALGDDQARVLGARVGRIRAGGIVAAVLLSAAAVTVAGPIGFVGLAAPAITRLIAERVRGMQRHVLLIPAAAVVGVIIVLGADVLLRLAFGGQAAVEVPTGVVTTIFGAVFLVGLALRARAADEAGAGFVVGGGLSRRGRILVIVAASVALVAVAFVSLLLGDAKLLGGDILNWITGQAGPLVDFVMNTRAPRVAAAILAGAALALAGTAVQAVSRNPLAEPAILGVTGGAGVGAVLVITLWPLATHLGVTLGGFAGALASAVVVFGLSLRGGLASTRLILIGMGVSAASAAITSMLIIATDPYNAAKALTWMSGSTYGRTFPQLIPLLVVLVASVPLLAARRRELDLLAFDDDTPRVLGVRLGPARLALLGVSVALTATAVAAVGVVGFVGLVAPHAARALVGGRHALVLPVAGLLGALLVCVADTVGRTVIAPGQLPAGLVTAIVGAPYFVWLLWRSRR from the coding sequence ATGCGGTCGTCGCCACCCTCGCCGGCTGAGCGCCCGGGCGAGGCGACCGAGGCCGGCCGCGCCGCACCGGTGACGGATGCCCCGGCCGGGGCGCCGCGCGTCGGTGCGATCGCGCTCATCGCGATCGGCGTCGTCGCGGCGGCGCTCCTCGCCGCCGTGCACGTGACGCAGGGGTCCGCCTCGGTCGGCGTGCCCGAGCTGCTCGCGCTGCTCGCCGGCGCCGGCGACGACCAGTCCGCGGCCGTGCTCGTGGCCTCACGGGTGCCGCGCCTCGCGGCCGGCGTGCTCGTCGGCGTGTGCCTCGGCGTGGCGGGGCTCGTGATGCAGACGGTCTCGCGGAACCTGCTCGCCTCGCCCGACACGCTGGCCGTGAACGCCGGATCGTACGTCGCCGTGGTCGCGGTCGCCGCCTTCGGGGTGGTGCTGCCGGCCGCGGGCGGCGGGGTCGTGGCGTTCGCCGGGGGCCTCGCCGCCGCAGCGGTCGTGATGGCGATGTCCGCCGGCCGAGGCGGCGGAGGCACCATCCGGCTCGTGCTGGCGGGCTCCGCCATCGCGCTCGCGCTGCAGGCGGTGACCTGGATGCTGCTCCTGCTCTTCCCCGAACGGACCACGGGGCTGTACGCCTGGGGCAACGGCACCCTCGCCCAGACCGGCCTCGACGCCGTGACCCAGCTCGCGCCCGTGGTGCTGCTCGCCGTGGCGGGGCTCCTCGTCTTCGCCCGGCGGTTCGACCTCGTCGCCCTGGGCGACGACCAGGCGCGCGTCCTCGGCGCCCGGGTCGGCCGCATCCGCGCGGGAGGCATCGTCGCGGCCGTGCTGCTCTCGGCGGCCGCCGTGACCGTCGCCGGGCCGATCGGGTTCGTGGGCCTCGCGGCGCCGGCCATCACGCGGCTCATCGCCGAGCGGGTGCGCGGCATGCAACGCCACGTGCTGCTGATCCCGGCCGCGGCGGTCGTGGGCGTCATCATCGTGCTCGGCGCCGACGTGCTCCTGCGCCTCGCGTTCGGCGGGCAGGCGGCCGTCGAGGTGCCGACGGGCGTGGTGACCACGATCTTCGGGGCGGTCTTCCTCGTCGGTCTCGCGCTCCGCGCCCGGGCGGCGGACGAGGCCGGCGCCGGGTTCGTCGTGGGCGGCGGATTGTCCAGGCGCGGACGCATCCTCGTCATCGTGGCGGCCTCGGTCGCGCTCGTCGCCGTGGCGTTCGTCTCGCTGCTGCTCGGCGACGCGAAGCTGCTGGGCGGCGACATCCTGAACTGGATCACCGGCCAGGCGGGGCCGCTCGTCGACTTCGTGATGAACACGCGCGCGCCCCGAGTCGCGGCCGCGATCCTCGCGGGCGCCGCGCTCGCGCTCGCGGGGACCGCGGTGCAGGCGGTCTCGCGCAACCCGCTCGCCGAGCCGGCGATCCTCGGCGTGACGGGCGGCGCGGGCGTGGGGGCGGTGCTCGTCATCACCCTCTGGCCGCTCGCGACGCACCTCGGCGTGACGCTCGGCGGGTTCGCGGGCGCGCTCGCGTCGGCGGTGGTCGTCTTCGGGCTCTCGCTCCGGGGCGGGCTCGCCTCCACCCGGCTCATCCTCATCGGCATGGGCGTGTCGGCGGCATCCGCGGCGATCACCTCGATGCTCATCATCGCGACCGATCCCTACAACGCCGCCAAGGCGCTGACGTGGATGTCGGGCTCGACGTACGGGCGCACGTTCCCGCAGCTCATCCCGCTGCTCGTCGTGCTGGTCGCGAGCGTGCCGCTGCTCGCCGCGCGCCGCCGCGAGCTCGACCTGCTCGCGTTCGACGACGACACGCCGCGGGTGCTGGGCGTCCGCCTCGGTCCGGCGCGGCTCGCGCTGCTCGGGGTGAGCGTCGCGCTCACCGCGACCGCGGTGGCGGCGGTCGGCGTCGTCGGCTTCGTCGGGCTTGTGGCGCCGCACGCGGCCCGCGCGCTCGTCGGGGGCCGGCACGCGCTGGTGCTGCCGGTCGCGGGGCTGCTCGGCGCGCTGCTCGTCTGCGTGGCCGACACGGTCGGCCGCACGGTGATCGCCCCCGGCCAGCTGCCCGCGGGGCTCGTCACAGCGATCGTGGGCGCGCCCTACTTCGTGTGGCTGCTCTGGCGGTCGAGGCGATGA
- a CDS encoding Fe-S oxidoreductase has translation MSVPPGAGRPSHAVRIRLTDSPVSHAGYWFATAVGFAWGALLSTGRIERRRGLIVFTGMPTWAFGRGGACVGGCYLTDRNVSHRVLGHEAIHRRQWRRYGMLFPLLYLLGGRNPLRNRFEVEAGLEAGGYLRRAAATARGRPRSRR, from the coding sequence GTGAGCGTGCCTCCAGGCGCCGGCCGACCGTCGCATGCGGTCAGGATCCGGCTCACCGACTCACCCGTGAGCCACGCCGGCTACTGGTTCGCCACGGCGGTCGGCTTCGCGTGGGGCGCCCTGCTCAGCACGGGACGCATCGAGCGCCGTCGCGGCCTCATCGTCTTCACGGGCATGCCGACGTGGGCGTTCGGCCGCGGCGGAGCGTGCGTCGGCGGCTGCTACCTGACCGACCGGAACGTCTCGCACCGGGTGCTCGGTCACGAGGCGATCCATCGGCGTCAATGGCGCAGGTACGGCATGCTCTTCCCGCTGCTCTACCTCCTCGGCGGCCGCAACCCGCTGCGGAACCGGTTCGAGGTCGAGGCCGGGCTCGAGGCCGGCGGCTACCTCCGGCGCGCCGCGGCTACGGCTCGAGGACGCCCGAGATCGCGTCGATGA
- a CDS encoding iron-siderophore ABC transporter substrate-binding protein yields MRLRRSLIAVAGAAVTALALSACAGGSTDEDAGSTGAVAEGFPVTIEHAFGETVIEDAPERVATWGWGSTEAAVALGVYPIAIAEQVWTVGEGAYLPWVEAAYEEAGEELPALLSDPEGGATVPYEEFIEADPDLILAPYSGLTEEQYDTLSEIAPVVAYPDAPWTTPWDEEIRITAEALGRSDEGEEVLQTISEGLAEQAAAHPEFAGKTFAGVWDGDGFVYVYTEADARIEVLTELGLEVAPSVADLDTSDGGFFYELSYEQLDQLDADFIVSYHDSEEEAAAFLAKPELQAIPAVAAGNVAQVTDRVTVSSVSPPTALSFDWEGGLPALIDAISGVLEP; encoded by the coding sequence GTGCGTCTTCGACGTTCCCTGATCGCCGTGGCCGGCGCCGCCGTCACCGCGCTCGCCCTGTCCGCCTGCGCGGGCGGCAGCACCGACGAGGACGCCGGTTCGACCGGCGCCGTGGCAGAGGGCTTCCCGGTCACCATCGAGCACGCCTTCGGCGAGACCGTCATCGAGGACGCCCCCGAGCGGGTCGCGACGTGGGGCTGGGGCTCGACGGAGGCCGCCGTCGCGCTCGGCGTGTACCCGATCGCGATCGCCGAGCAGGTGTGGACCGTCGGAGAGGGCGCCTACCTGCCCTGGGTCGAGGCGGCGTACGAGGAGGCCGGCGAAGAGTTGCCGGCGCTGCTGAGCGACCCCGAGGGCGGCGCCACCGTGCCCTACGAGGAGTTCATCGAGGCCGACCCCGACCTGATCCTCGCGCCCTACTCGGGCCTCACCGAGGAGCAGTACGACACCCTCTCCGAGATCGCGCCCGTCGTCGCCTACCCCGATGCGCCCTGGACGACCCCGTGGGACGAGGAGATCCGGATCACCGCCGAGGCCCTGGGCCGGAGCGACGAGGGCGAGGAGGTGCTGCAGACCATCTCCGAAGGCCTCGCCGAGCAGGCCGCCGCGCACCCCGAGTTCGCGGGCAAGACGTTCGCCGGCGTGTGGGACGGCGACGGCTTCGTCTACGTCTACACCGAGGCAGATGCGCGCATCGAGGTGCTCACCGAGCTCGGCCTCGAGGTCGCGCCGAGCGTCGCCGACCTCGACACCAGCGACGGCGGGTTCTTCTACGAGCTGAGCTACGAGCAGCTCGACCAGCTCGACGCCGACTTCATCGTGAGCTACCACGACAGCGAGGAGGAGGCCGCCGCATTCCTCGCCAAGCCCGAGCTGCAGGCCATCCCCGCCGTCGCCGCGGGCAACGTCGCGCAGGTGACCGACCGGGTCACGGTCTCTTCGGTCTCGCCGCCCACCGCGCTGAGCTTCGACTGGGAGGGCGGCCTCCCCGCGCTCATCGACGCGATCTCGGGCGTCCTCGAGCCGTAG
- a CDS encoding iron chelate uptake ABC transporter family permease subunit, translated as MAPRAARRAGHRGTAARGIAVLAGGVVLLVLVVAASLALGVRGIDPADVWQALVAPVPGDPDQAVVLQLRVPRTVIGLAAGVALGLAGTVIQGVTRNPIADPGLLGVNAGASLAVVLGISLLGIVDPFGYIWFAFAGAGAAAVVVFAIGRGEPVRLALVGAALTALLTPLIALVLLRDTEAFNQYRFWAVGSLTGRELSTVAALWPFLVVGAVLVFALAHRLNLLALGDDVASALGQRVGVTRAVAGLSIVLLCGVATALAGPIALVGLVVPHAARWLVGSDYRWIVAVSVVFGPIMLLAADVIGRLIVPNAELEAGVVAAFLGAPVLIAIARSRRVAGL; from the coding sequence GTGGCCCCCAGGGCAGCTCGCCGGGCGGGACACCGAGGAACCGCCGCACGCGGCATCGCGGTGCTCGCCGGCGGAGTCGTGCTGCTCGTGCTGGTCGTCGCGGCGAGCCTCGCCCTCGGGGTGCGCGGCATCGACCCGGCCGACGTGTGGCAGGCGCTCGTCGCGCCTGTGCCGGGCGACCCCGACCAGGCCGTGGTCCTGCAGCTGCGAGTCCCGCGCACGGTCATCGGCCTCGCCGCCGGCGTCGCGCTCGGCCTCGCAGGCACGGTGATCCAGGGGGTCACACGCAACCCGATCGCGGACCCCGGCCTGCTCGGCGTGAACGCCGGCGCCTCCCTCGCGGTCGTCCTCGGCATCTCGCTGCTCGGCATCGTCGACCCGTTCGGCTACATCTGGTTCGCCTTCGCGGGCGCGGGCGCGGCAGCCGTCGTGGTCTTCGCGATCGGTCGCGGCGAGCCGGTCCGCCTGGCCTTGGTGGGCGCGGCGCTCACCGCGCTGCTGACCCCGCTCATCGCGCTCGTGCTCCTCCGCGACACCGAGGCGTTCAACCAGTACCGGTTCTGGGCCGTGGGCTCGCTCACCGGTCGCGAGCTCTCGACCGTCGCGGCGCTGTGGCCGTTCCTCGTGGTCGGCGCGGTCCTCGTGTTCGCCCTCGCGCACCGGCTCAACCTGCTGGCGCTCGGCGACGACGTCGCGAGCGCACTTGGGCAGCGCGTCGGTGTGACGCGTGCGGTGGCCGGCCTCTCGATCGTGCTGCTCTGCGGCGTCGCGACCGCGCTCGCCGGCCCGATCGCGCTGGTCGGGCTCGTGGTGCCCCATGCGGCGAGATGGCTCGTCGGCAGCGACTACCGCTGGATCGTCGCGGTCTCCGTGGTCTTCGGCCCGATCATGCTGCTCGCCGCCGACGTCATCGGCCGGCTGATCGTGCCCAATGCGGAGCTCGAGGCCGGCGTCGTCGCCGCATTCCTCGGCGCGCCGGTGCTCATCGCGATCGCGCGCAGCCGACGGGTGGCCGGGCTGTGA
- a CDS encoding ABC transporter ATP-binding protein — MSALPAVVPERRPGAGLAAEGVVLGYDGRRVIDGLDLVLPPARITAIVGPNACGKSTLLRGLARLHPLEGGRVTLDGEDVGRMPRRDVARRVGVLPQSSIAPDGVRVADLVGRGRYPHQGWCGRHSSDDDEVVAEALAATGVADLADRPIEELSGGQRQRVWIAMVLAQQTDIMLLDEPTTYLDVTHQLELLDLLTALNRERGTTVVMVLHELNLAARYADHLVVMSAGRIVAEGAPAEVLTVETVRGAFGLEARVIPDPVSGSPLVVPIGRFHAAE, encoded by the coding sequence ATGAGCGCACTGCCCGCTGTCGTGCCCGAACGCCGGCCCGGCGCCGGACTCGCCGCCGAGGGCGTGGTCCTGGGCTACGACGGCCGGCGCGTGATCGACGGCCTCGACCTCGTCCTGCCGCCCGCGCGCATCACCGCCATCGTCGGCCCCAATGCGTGCGGCAAGTCGACGCTCCTGCGCGGGCTCGCCCGGCTGCATCCGCTCGAGGGCGGGCGCGTCACCCTCGACGGCGAGGACGTCGGCCGGATGCCTCGCCGCGACGTGGCCCGGAGGGTGGGAGTGCTGCCGCAGAGCTCGATCGCTCCCGACGGGGTGCGCGTCGCCGATCTCGTCGGCCGCGGGCGGTATCCGCACCAGGGCTGGTGCGGACGCCATTCGAGCGACGACGACGAGGTGGTCGCGGAGGCGCTTGCCGCCACGGGCGTCGCCGACCTCGCCGACCGGCCGATCGAGGAGCTCTCGGGCGGGCAGCGGCAGCGCGTGTGGATCGCGATGGTGCTCGCCCAGCAGACCGACATCATGCTGCTCGACGAACCGACGACCTATCTCGACGTGACGCACCAGCTCGAGCTCCTCGACCTGCTCACGGCGCTGAACCGCGAGCGCGGCACGACCGTGGTCATGGTGCTCCACGAGCTGAACCTCGCGGCGCGGTACGCCGACCACCTCGTGGTGATGAGCGCCGGCCGGATCGTCGCCGAGGGTGCGCCGGCCGAGGTGCTCACCGTCGAGACCGTGCGCGGCGCGTTCGGGCTGGAGGCCCGGGTCATCCCCGATCCGGTCTCCGGCAGCCCGCTCGTGGTCCCGATCGGGCGGTTCCACGCGGCGGAGTGA